A single window of Nyctibius grandis isolate bNycGra1 chromosome Z, bNycGra1.pri, whole genome shotgun sequence DNA harbors:
- the RPUSD1 gene encoding RNA pseudouridylate synthase domain-containing protein 1: protein MEPGTIDNLSILYQSSDFIVVNKHWDIRIDSKMWYETLTLQSQLKYRFPELADPDTYYGFRFCHQLDFSTSGALCVALNKAAAGSAYKCFKDRLVTKAYLALVRGHVSQRRMTIRYAIGKNTTEGMTHMMCIDGTEGCENPKPCQSELIVLEHGSYSGDPVTKVLLQPLTGRTHQLRVHCSAIGHPIVGDFTYSHKKDSSPYRMMLHAYYLRIPTGKELIEVCAPDPFVTAMDSNWVPHHITHQLDETIQELKDKMVQKGEEEESQAAELGGGGEEAPSEAKSPELEEQRARCEQWLAEWALE, encoded by the exons ATGGAGCCGGGCACCATCGACAACCTGTCCATCCTGTACCAGAGCTCCGACTTCATCGTGGTCAACAAGCACTGGGACATCCGCATCGACAGCAAGATGTGGTACGAGACGCTGACCCTGCAGAGCCAGCTCAAGTACCGCTTCCCCGAGCTGGCTGACCCCGACACCTACTACGGCTTCAG gttcTGCCACCAGCTCGACTTCTCCACCAGCGGGGCCCTGTGCGTCGCCCTCAACAAAGCGGCTGCGGGAAGCGCCTACAAGTGTTTTAAGGACCGGCTGGTGACCAAAGCCTATCTGGCCCTG GTCAGGGGCCACGTCAGCCAGAGACGAATGACGATCCGCTACGCCATCGGGAAGAACACCACGGAGGGCATGACCCACATGATGTGCATCGACGGGACGGAGG GCTGTGAAAATCCCAAACCTTGCCAGTCGGAGCTGATCGTGCTCGAGCACGGGTCCTACAGCGGAGACCCCGTAACCAAAGTGCTGCTGCAGCCGCTGacag GGCGGACTCATCAGCTGCGGGTTCACTGCAGCGCCATCGGCCACCCCATCGTGGGGGACTTCACCTACAGCCACAAGAAGGACAGCAGCCCCTACAGGATGATGCTCCACGCCTACTACCTGCGCATCCCCACCGGCAAGGAGCTCATCGAGGTCTGCGCGCCCGACCCCTTCGTCACCGCAATGGACAGCAACTGGGTGCCCCACCACATCACTCACCAGCTGGATGAGACCATCCAAGAGCTGAAGGACAAGATGGTGcagaagggggaagaggaggagagccAGGCAGCCGAGCTTGGTGGCGGAGGAGAGGAGGCACCGAGCGAAGCCAAGAGCCcggagctggaggagcagcgAGCCCGGTGTGAGCAGTGGTTGGCCGAGTGGGCTTTGGAGTGA
- the LOC137676288 gene encoding mesothelin-like protein — MRVAPAAVALCLCLSAALGKAAAAALIVGAVLSATEQHADLSASVLRGFQCIPASDVPAADILAFAQGLQNKPAELSGAQLSCLARLLAAKNLTADFGRYPPDLLLFFDPAEVHGGTCGAFYARASRGNLELLPGGSARRRELLRGALACLGVRSRSLRPEQLGALGALVCDMEPDTITASDPAVLENLKLCPALTGAQQDALNAVFLGGGTAYGDPSSWDLQTLQSLGRLVLALNQTTVSLVAEAAREAFGRSIAAAYGSQGRSQRENSLTLLRAFTAASASSHPRLKRSADCCLSVPITASTVPDPFLLLIYDTSEQFDLCLSNEVLEANLGPLLEQPLPVEYLRVVKKKLEQIYPSGIPEEQLKLFGPLSRQYTAAEISQWPVTSSDTLSALLDPSDGTWGAPQVQQLLSRYLALGGTLTGPLLWKMGGRNLCNLQEEQIEQIPPEAIRTAGHLNISSCSQTKKDQLYRTAQEAFAGQASTTRAYYCQIQPYLGGAPAKDLKDLAEAGVAIDMDVDTFLALNPEEVQKLSVTDVKNLLGENLPYLKEAENETSVMRWVKRQSQRELDCTLGIGLQGGTEEPGPTGTATPPHPTASASITPAPTTLPTPIANSTLPTPNSSTGPHKAPTPSAISPTPPNSTPPRASTAAPGAAGSPPATTQPAPTTGSIVPYSIHQSATSSKATPSAVTLLTTVNPNATSPSSVPPPALTHGATTTTSRVVINLAVTTSNTSTPLVSMNPPAPGGTTNPAPATPNTVNPSTHNAPSTLAPNSTSAPTATTATETNLPPHKPTPIPSSTISTQKSVVSSTTKTTTLDCKTSAPPAFLGPSSTTSSSETTKQTPTDVPESPRPTPGGYINLQPEAGSGSSLSSCLAHVLVAAVGSSLLRGLL; from the exons ATGCGGGTGGCCCCAGCAGCCGTCGCTCTCTGTCTCT GTCTCTCCGCAGCCCTCGGGAAGGCAGCAGCG GCCGCCCTGATCGTCGGAGCCGTCCTGTCCGCCACCGAGCAACACGCCGA CCTCTCGGCGTCGGTCCTGCGAGGTTTCCAGTGCATCCCAGCCAGCGACGTGCCCGCTGCCGATATCCTCGCGTTTGCCCAGGGACTGCAAAACAAACCAGCGGAGCTGAGCGGTGCCCag ctctcctgcctggcCAGGCTGCTCGCTGCCAAGAACCTGACGGCTGATTTTGGCCGGTACCCGCCGGACCTGCTGCTCTTCTTTGA CCCAGCTGAGGTGCACGGTGGGACCTGCGGAGCCTTTTACGCCCGGGCGTCCCGCGGGaacctggagctgctgcccggGGGCTCGGCGCGGCGGAGGGAGCTGCTGCGCGGGGCGCTGGCCTGCCTG GGGGTGAGGAGCAGGAGCCTGCGCCCCGAGCAGCTCGGCGCCCTCGGGGCACTGGTGTGTGACATGGAGCCGGACACCATCACGGCCTCGGACCCCGCCGTCCTGGAGAACCTGAAGCTGTGCCCAGCGCTGACGGGGGCCCAGCAGGATGCCCTCAACGCCGTGTTCCTCGGGGGCGGCACAGCCTACGG GGATCCTTCAAGCTGGGATTTACAGACCCTGCAAAGTTTGGGGCGGCTCGTGCTGGCTTTGAACCAGACCACAGTGAGCTTGGTGGCCGAG GCAGCGCGGGAGGCTTTCGGCAGGAGCATCGCGGCCGCGTACGGCAGCCAGGGACGTTCCCAGAGGGAGAATTCCCTGACCCTCCTCAGGGCCTTCACAGCAGCGTCGGCTTCGTCTCACCCCAGGCTGAAGCGGAGCGCAGACT GCTGCCTGTCCGTGCCCATCACAGCCAGCACCGTCCCCGACCCCTTCCTGCTCCTCATCTACGACACCAGCGAGCAGTTCGACCTGTGCCTGAGCAACGAGGTTTTAGAAGCAAACCTGGGGCCTCTGCTGGAACAGCCGCTCCCTGTGGAGTACCTCCGGGTCgtgaaaaaaaagctggagcAG ATTTACCCGTCGGGGATcccagaggagcagctgaagctgTTCGGGCCGCTGTCCCGCCAGTACACGGCAGCGGAGATCAGCCAGTGGCCGGTGACGTCCAGCGACACGCTCTCGGCCCTGCTCGACCCCTCGGACGGCACGTGGGGGGCTCCCCAG gtgcagcagctgctcagcaggtACCTGGCCCTGGGGGGCACCCTGACCGGGCCCTTGCTTTGGAAAATGGGTGGGAGAAACCTCTGTAACCTGCAGGAGGAGCAGATAGAGCAGATACCTCCAGAAGCAATCAG gaCTGCTGGACACTTAAACATTTCTTCTTGCTCTCAAACCAAGAAGGACCAACTCTACAGAACAGCCCAGGAGGCGTTTGCTGGCCAGGCCAGCACCACCAGGGCCTACTACTGCCAGATTCAGCCGTACCTGG GTGGAGCTCCAGCAAAGGACCTGAAAGACTTGGCTGAGGCTGGCGTGGCCATAGACATGGACGTGGACACCTTTCTTGCCCTAAATCCTGAGGAAGTGCAG AAACTCAGCGTCACAGACGTGAAAAATCTGCTTGGGGAAAACCTCCCGTACCTGAAGGAAGCTGAAAATGAGACCTCGGTGATGCGCTGGGTGAAGAGACAGTCCCAGCGGGAGCTGGACTGTACCCTGGGAATCGGCCTGCAAGGGGGCACGGAGGAGCCCGGCCCCACGGGGACGGCcacccctcctcaccccaccgCCTCGGCCAGCATCACCCCCGCACCCAccaccctccccaccccaattGCCAATAGCACCCTCCCTACCCCTAACTCAAGCACTGGCCCCCACAAAGCCCCCACCCCAAGCGCTATCAGCCCGACCCCCCCTAACAGCACTCCCCCACGTGCCTCCACCGCTGCCCCCGGTGCTGCCGGGAgtccccctgccaccacccAACCTGCTCCAACCACCGGCTCCATCGTCCCATACTCCATCCACCAGTCTGCCACCTCAAGTAAGGCCACCCCCTCCGCTGTCACCCTCCTCACCACCGTCAACCCCAACGCCACCTCTCCCAGCTCCGTCCCACCCCCTGCTCTCACACATggggccaccaccaccaccagcagggTTGTTATCAACCTGGCTGTTACCACCAGTAACACCAGCACCCCGCTGGTGTCCATGAACCCCCCAGCACCTGGGGGTACCACCAACCCCGCTCCTGCCACCCCTAACACTGTCAACCCAAGCACCCACAACGCTCCCAGCACCCTTGCTCCTAACTCCACCTCTGCACCCACCGCCACCACAGCCACAGAAACAAACCTCCCTCCCCACAAGCCCACCCCGATTCCCAGCTCCACCATCTCCACCCAAAAGAGTGTTGTCTCCTCAACAACCAAGACTACAACGTTGGATTGCAAGACCAGTGCTCCTCCAGCATTTCTCGGCCCCTCttccaccaccagcagcagtgAGACCACTAAACAAACACCCACCGACGTGCCAGAGTCACCGAGACCAACACCCGGCGGATACATCAACCTGCAACCTGAAGCTG GATCAGgatccagcctctcctcctgcctaGCACACGTACTGGTGGCCGCCGTGGGGAGCTCACTGCTGCGAGGGCTTCTCTGA